Proteins from a genomic interval of Treponema succinifaciens DSM 2489:
- a CDS encoding TraG/VirB4 family ATPase, giving the protein MDVPFLDFFRLNKESANMLKYISPYSFIMSPGVCLLKNGALMTSYQVEYPDLESSSPASTAAMAALFNRTTMALAQQEGWAIFFDCKRYKTKDYPAGEFSNLAGWLIDQRRAENYHKFGEHFTTDYYISFVYQLPGDIENKAASIFFRSGNKKSVNEKHSHGTENLSGMKKEIENFLDETDKAMGTLSTKIWCHRLDDSELFSYIKSSVSMRRQDMFYPENTFFFLDNYICDMDVKTSMPLKIGDYYVPIIAVMDFPSSTYPAVFDKLNRTMQEFRWTTRFIPMSKEMSSKEADKYQKRMYSARKSAGTIITELAANVEIDRENSGAVAMESEANQIQADIAMGSYVLGYYTSSLMCWDKKLSVAKEKSRKLQQVVRSCGFSCMEEKMNNMEAWEGMMPGNVYANIRRPLISTQNMSNIIPLSSAWQGMLYNDFTLETCGSAVPLVTCSTSYGTPFFLNLNVRDVGHTFIFGPTGAGKSTLMALLMAQATKYRDANIVCIDKQLSSRAFMVASGGIYVEPGKDDVAFQPLSELLNPEECNEGEYRESLMWCQQFIESLLVQQNIETSPKMSKAISETLMLLSEKDSSMHDLTSFQQYVNYTDPDTGDNTIRTGLDPYCRGGAFGSIFDADKTTLNLSKLMTIEMGSLMRLSEKAVAPALMYIFRYLEKLWTVPHGERQPLTFLFLDEAWLYLQHPVFSGFIQEWLRTLRKKKVFCIFATQEVSAASKSSLRDTIVQQCLTKIYLADENAAQTAESYRDFGLTDSEIAALSEAVMKRDYYFKNPNGSRMFTLDLDAFQLALISSDHELLDNLESKYGRNTTRELAFELLDAVREKYKKIGKDARSLDYSKYREMLLSS; this is encoded by the coding sequence ATGGATGTGCCGTTTCTTGACTTTTTCAGGCTGAACAAGGAAAGCGCGAATATGCTTAAATATATCAGCCCTTACTCATTCATAATGTCACCCGGTGTCTGCCTTTTGAAGAATGGCGCTTTGATGACATCGTACCAGGTTGAATATCCCGACCTTGAGTCGTCATCCCCGGCTTCAACTGCAGCTATGGCGGCTCTGTTCAACCGCACGACAATGGCTCTGGCTCAGCAGGAGGGCTGGGCGATTTTTTTCGACTGCAAGAGATACAAGACGAAAGACTATCCAGCAGGCGAATTCTCGAACCTTGCGGGCTGGCTCATAGACCAGAGGCGCGCGGAGAACTACCACAAGTTCGGCGAGCATTTCACGACCGACTATTACATCTCGTTTGTGTATCAGCTTCCGGGAGACATCGAGAACAAGGCTGCATCGATTTTTTTCAGAAGCGGAAATAAGAAGAGTGTAAACGAGAAGCATTCTCACGGCACGGAAAATCTTTCCGGAATGAAAAAGGAAATCGAGAATTTCCTTGACGAAACTGACAAGGCGATGGGAACTCTCTCGACAAAAATCTGGTGCCACAGGCTTGATGACTCGGAGCTTTTCAGCTACATAAAATCATCGGTGAGCATGAGACGGCAGGATATGTTCTATCCTGAGAACACTTTCTTTTTCCTTGACAACTACATCTGCGATATGGACGTGAAGACCTCAATGCCGCTTAAAATCGGGGACTATTATGTTCCAATAATCGCCGTGATGGATTTTCCGAGCAGCACTTATCCTGCTGTCTTTGACAAGCTGAACCGGACAATGCAGGAGTTCCGGTGGACGACAAGGTTCATTCCGATGAGCAAGGAGATGTCTTCCAAAGAGGCGGACAAGTACCAGAAGCGGATGTACTCCGCAAGAAAAAGCGCAGGTACGATTATCACAGAACTTGCCGCAAATGTTGAAATTGACCGCGAGAATTCAGGCGCTGTCGCGATGGAAAGTGAGGCTAACCAGATTCAGGCGGACATCGCGATGGGAAGCTATGTTCTCGGCTATTACACAAGCAGCCTTATGTGCTGGGACAAAAAACTCTCCGTGGCAAAGGAAAAATCAAGGAAACTTCAGCAGGTTGTGCGCTCATGCGGATTTTCGTGCATGGAAGAAAAAATGAACAACATGGAGGCGTGGGAGGGGATGATGCCCGGAAACGTCTATGCGAATATCCGCCGTCCGCTAATATCCACGCAGAACATGTCTAACATTATTCCGTTAAGCTCCGCATGGCAGGGGATGCTTTACAACGACTTTACGCTTGAAACTTGCGGCTCTGCTGTTCCTCTTGTAACCTGCTCGACAAGCTACGGAACTCCGTTCTTCTTAAATCTGAATGTGCGCGATGTAGGGCATACTTTTATTTTCGGACCGACAGGAGCAGGAAAGTCAACGCTCATGGCTCTTCTCATGGCGCAGGCTACAAAGTACAGGGACGCGAATATTGTCTGTATTGACAAGCAGCTTTCAAGCCGTGCGTTTATGGTTGCTTCCGGCGGAATTTATGTGGAGCCTGGAAAAGACGATGTGGCGTTCCAGCCGCTGAGCGAGCTTCTGAATCCTGAAGAATGCAATGAAGGCGAATACCGCGAAAGCCTGATGTGGTGTCAGCAGTTTATTGAAAGCCTTCTTGTCCAGCAGAATATTGAGACAAGTCCAAAAATGAGCAAGGCGATAAGCGAGACACTTATGCTTCTTTCTGAAAAGGACAGCTCTATGCACGACCTCACATCGTTCCAGCAGTATGTGAACTACACAGATCCGGACACTGGCGACAACACGATAAGAACAGGACTTGATCCGTACTGCCGAGGTGGAGCTTTCGGCTCAATATTTGACGCGGACAAAACGACACTGAATCTTTCCAAGCTGATGACAATAGAGATGGGAAGCCTCATGCGCCTTTCAGAAAAGGCTGTAGCTCCGGCTTTGATGTACATCTTCCGCTATCTTGAAAAGCTTTGGACAGTTCCGCATGGAGAGAGACAGCCGCTGACTTTTCTGTTTCTTGACGAGGCATGGCTCTATCTCCAGCATCCGGTTTTCTCAGGTTTTATACAGGAATGGCTCAGAACTTTAAGAAAGAAAAAAGTGTTCTGTATATTCGCGACACAGGAAGTCAGTGCTGCTAGTAAGTCGTCATTGCGCGACACGATAGTCCAGCAGTGCCTTACAAAGATTTATCTTGCTGACGAGAATGCGGCTCAGACCGCAGAAAGCTACAGGGATTTCGGGCTTACAGACAGCGAGATAGCCGCTCTGTCAGAGGCGGTCATGAAAAGGGACTATTATTTCAAAAACCCGAACGGAAGCCGGATGTTCACCCTTGACCTTGATGCGTTCCAGCTCGCGCTGATTTCAAGCGACCACGAGCTTCTGGACAACCTTGAAAGCAAGTACGGACGAAACACAACAAGGGAACTTGCCTTTGAGCTTCTTGATGCGGTCAGGGAAAAATACAAGAAAATCGGAAAAGACGCGCGTTCTCTTGATTACTCAAAATACAGGGAAATGCTTCTTTCCTCATAA
- a CDS encoding TrbC/VirB2 family protein gives MKSEKTEKAVLKIKGFVTDRKFLMAVFMLFMIIAPTFAAGSGDTIEQLDTWGDKILSLLQSTWVKVLLLVALIIEAIGVVVAGQQGGGGQILKKFAPWIIGTLILLCSSGICAYFLGDLNFEISMTEKIIPAVNSLSAGIA, from the coding sequence ATGAAGTCCGAAAAAACAGAAAAAGCCGTTCTCAAAATAAAAGGCTTTGTAACAGACAGAAAATTTCTCATGGCGGTTTTCATGCTGTTCATGATTATAGCCCCTACATTCGCGGCCGGCAGCGGCGACACTATCGAGCAGCTTGACACCTGGGGCGACAAAATCCTATCGCTTTTGCAGTCAACATGGGTGAAAGTCCTTCTTCTTGTCGCGCTGATAATCGAGGCTATCGGCGTGGTTGTCGCAGGGCAGCAGGGCGGAGGCGGACAGATTCTCAAAAAGTTCGCTCCGTGGATAATCGGAACTCTGATTCTTCTGTGCTCGTCAGGAATCTGCGCTTACTTTCTCGGCGACTTGAATTTTGAGATTTCAATGACAGAAAAAATCATTCCTGCGGTGAATTCCTTGTCTGCTGGAATCGCATAA
- a CDS encoding type IV secretion system protein translates to MDAFDLPLVQTLEYFGGVMAQGYKWAAMYGNLFGLIGLAWSGFKVAMSRMTVKDFWWDTIFKWVGYLLLLNLYPAIVIGIGGIAGEIGIKAGGAKDAIVSELKAMRSSIEADLATVNSIEAGNDEDAKSRLDEHSPQSLGNKDSYNDFVEKASGAIPGLKGGNRWDSNEMNRKLSEQRHDKSDDENKKFKSLFQAETFKAINAILGDRNLDGTKIGDNTDTYISLDIFIKDADGNETFYLSPGALIRMTLLAANIMHSKNTSAFIQRNEEIDAAKLNPFVSAGRTIQSGMQFVLDGIVVWFCVIVLALCVIFALVQYIMTVIEFTIVAAVGVIFIPLLLFDGTKDIPKKLVPVFISFMVKMIVITLCLMFVYYLIIEFTINTITSDGFDIVWLLVDVAFNAVLSYVMTQNAPKIAQTILTGQPQLSMGEFVAAAGTAAATAGGMKAASANAVRGAVNTGTNIAGEAGKLNSARKNAARQVARLGGNRKQGNMAAFKAMGAVATSDLKDRVKSGFEKFSKGHDSIPGWDKVKQMTGLGGGGHGASGGSGGASAHGISGQGSTAGHAGEIFGTSSNSNFKTATKFDERTGSQRNMTHKEFMDEKNRQGKMAGDNAALKVMIAAEEERNQQQNAKNSGSSELGDKVTDGVRANK, encoded by the coding sequence ATGGACGCGTTTGACCTTCCTCTTGTGCAGACACTTGAATATTTCGGCGGCGTTATGGCGCAGGGATATAAGTGGGCTGCAATGTACGGAAATCTGTTCGGCCTCATCGGGCTTGCCTGGTCAGGCTTCAAGGTCGCGATGTCGCGCATGACAGTCAAGGATTTCTGGTGGGACACAATCTTTAAATGGGTCGGCTATCTTCTTCTTTTGAACCTTTATCCGGCGATTGTAATTGGAATCGGCGGAATCGCGGGCGAGATAGGAATAAAGGCAGGCGGCGCGAAGGACGCTATTGTTAGCGAGCTGAAAGCCATGCGCTCGTCTATAGAGGCTGACCTTGCGACCGTGAATTCAATCGAGGCTGGAAATGACGAGGACGCAAAGTCCAGGCTTGACGAGCATTCTCCGCAGTCTTTGGGAAACAAGGACAGCTACAATGATTTTGTTGAAAAAGCTTCAGGTGCGATTCCGGGTTTGAAAGGGGGCAACAGATGGGATTCAAATGAGATGAACAGGAAGCTTTCAGAGCAGAGACATGACAAATCTGACGATGAGAATAAGAAATTCAAGAGCCTTTTTCAGGCTGAGACTTTCAAGGCGATAAATGCGATTCTTGGCGACAGAAATCTGGACGGAACAAAGATTGGCGACAATACAGACACGTACATTTCTCTTGACATATTCATAAAGGACGCCGACGGCAATGAGACTTTCTATCTGTCTCCTGGCGCGCTTATAAGAATGACGCTTCTTGCGGCGAATATAATGCACTCGAAAAACACCTCGGCTTTTATTCAGCGAAATGAGGAAATCGATGCGGCGAAACTGAATCCGTTTGTTTCTGCAGGAAGAACCATTCAAAGCGGCATGCAGTTTGTTCTTGACGGAATCGTTGTGTGGTTCTGCGTGATTGTGCTTGCGCTTTGCGTGATATTCGCGCTTGTTCAGTACATCATGACTGTGATTGAGTTCACGATTGTGGCGGCTGTCGGAGTCATCTTCATTCCGCTGCTTCTTTTTGACGGTACTAAGGACATCCCGAAAAAGCTCGTGCCGGTTTTTATAAGCTTCATGGTCAAGATGATTGTCATAACCTTGTGCCTGATGTTCGTCTATTATCTGATAATAGAGTTCACTATAAATACAATCACATCGGACGGATTCGATATTGTGTGGCTTCTTGTGGATGTGGCTTTCAATGCTGTCTTGAGCTACGTGATGACGCAGAACGCTCCGAAGATTGCGCAGACAATCCTGACCGGCCAGCCTCAGCTCAGCATGGGCGAGTTTGTCGCGGCGGCTGGAACTGCTGCTGCGACGGCAGGCGGAATGAAGGCTGCCAGTGCAAATGCGGTGAGAGGCGCGGTCAACACAGGCACGAACATTGCAGGAGAAGCCGGAAAACTCAACTCGGCAAGGAAAAATGCCGCAAGGCAGGTCGCACGGCTTGGCGGAAACAGGAAGCAGGGCAACATGGCGGCTTTCAAGGCGATGGGAGCGGTTGCGACTTCAGATTTAAAAGACCGTGTAAAATCTGGATTCGAGAAATTCTCGAAAGGACACGATTCCATTCCTGGCTGGGATAAGGTTAAGCAGATGACTGGACTTGGTGGTGGCGGACACGGAGCGTCCGGCGGTTCAGGAGGAGCTAGTGCCCATGGAATCTCAGGTCAAGGCTCTACGGCAGGACATGCTGGAGAAATATTTGGAACATCTTCAAATTCTAATTTCAAGACTGCCACGAAATTTGATGAGCGCACAGGAAGTCAGCGTAATATGACGCATAAGGAATTCATGGATGAGAAAAACAGGCAGGGAAAAATGGCTGGAGACAATGCGGCTCTCAAAGTGATGATTGCAGCCGAGGAGGAAAGAAATCAGCAGCAGAACGCTAAGAACTCCGGCTCATCAGAGCTTGGCGACAAGGTTACTGACGGAGTAAGGGCGAATAAGTAA
- a CDS encoding VirB3 family type IV secretion system protein, with the protein MENEPTLYDYAVPVHRVLLQPNVVLGIGITPAMVILVLTIVLMNLVSVWCFPIGIVLFVAAKILCKDDPYMMTILFDRLMQPNLWRAV; encoded by the coding sequence TTGGAAAACGAACCTACCTTATATGACTATGCAGTGCCGGTTCACCGTGTGCTTCTTCAGCCGAATGTCGTGCTTGGAATCGGAATTACTCCTGCTATGGTTATTCTTGTTCTTACAATTGTGCTGATGAACCTTGTGAGCGTTTGGTGCTTTCCAATCGGGATTGTTCTATTTGTAGCGGCGAAAATTCTCTGCAAGGACGACCCGTATATGATGACGATTCTTTTTGACAGGCTCATGCAGCCTAACTTGTGGAGGGCGGTCTGA
- a CDS encoding ATPase, T2SS/T4P/T4SS family, whose product MTGMDGFGQQVKIDKWIKNLEDDMRLIVPFIEDRNVTDIAIGINGELIVKGFGMGKKFTGIFFDDQTTTRIIYATAAVLGVTIDPHNPIVEGVLPKWKVRIEGILPPRAARNPMYFIRRPPAKIFSIESYLDAGRITKERYDLLIEHIRKRSNIVIGGETGSGKTTLLNAIIDKMREFTPDDRFYIVEDASEIQCRARDYVPIWAEGKDCLKAVGIGMRCDIERIIFGELRYGDVTNEVLKAWNSGHTGGCTTVHANCALSMLSRIRDLLREVLPGELPDVAQSVQLLVHMRPTRNGPVVSEVVETKQMGSSSFMEDLESNNLIS is encoded by the coding sequence ATGACAGGAATGGACGGATTCGGACAGCAGGTTAAGATTGACAAGTGGATAAAGAACCTTGAGGACGACATGAGGCTGATTGTTCCGTTTATCGAGGACAGAAACGTCACTGACATCGCGATTGGAATAAACGGCGAGCTTATTGTCAAAGGTTTTGGAATGGGGAAAAAGTTTACAGGAATTTTTTTTGACGACCAGACCACAACAAGAATCATATATGCCACGGCGGCTGTTCTCGGCGTTACTATAGACCCTCATAATCCTATTGTGGAGGGCGTTCTTCCAAAGTGGAAAGTTCGTATTGAGGGAATTTTGCCTCCGCGTGCCGCTCGCAATCCGATGTACTTTATACGCCGTCCTCCGGCAAAGATTTTCTCTATTGAAAGCTATCTTGACGCCGGACGGATTACAAAGGAACGCTATGACCTGCTTATAGAGCATATAAGAAAACGCTCTAATATTGTCATTGGCGGCGAGACTGGAAGCGGAAAGACAACTTTATTGAATGCGATTATAGACAAAATGAGGGAATTCACGCCGGATGACCGCTTCTACATTGTCGAGGATGCAAGCGAGATTCAGTGTAGGGCAAGAGATTACGTTCCAATCTGGGCAGAAGGAAAGGATTGTCTTAAAGCTGTTGGAATCGGAATGAGATGTGATATTGAACGAATTATTTTTGGTGAGCTTCGCTACGGCGATGTTACAAATGAGGTCTTGAAGGCGTGGAATTCAGGTCATACAGGCGGATGTACAACAGTCCATGCGAACTGCGCGCTGTCTATGCTTTCAAGAATCCGAGACCTTTTGAGAGAGGTTCTTCCGGGAGAACTCCCTGATGTGGCTCAGTCTGTGCAGCTTCTTGTACACATGAGGCCGACAAGGAACGGCCCGGTTGTGAGCGAGGTTGTCGAAACGAAACAGATGGGAAGCTCATCGTTCATGGAAGACCTTGAGAGCAACAATCTCATCAGCTGA